In Raphanus sativus cultivar WK10039 chromosome 5, ASM80110v3, whole genome shotgun sequence, the following proteins share a genomic window:
- the LOC108861323 gene encoding uncharacterized protein LOC108861323 isoform X3, producing MLMIPSKVAGHTRFLLESFNGSDVDSIAQEICQLVDIGVETSIPVLKTCIDCFTVRASHPDALQLEKVVSLVFKRVLKNSNLQTLISHALQDADVTDHFVDDLTNSLGFSIPEKIRFALVLADFERSDAKTSGRNLLLAEIEKLCATPGQIESTEEIQNVVLFLQQSEDLSSHLDSFLRVLSSAQPRDDFSFALTPFLSPQDHESYVFRSMDFRSDSSDNEIDAILDEIDKELSVGDLIGELGCGFTADAQQCKEILSTFAPLGEATIARILGNVARTCADREDDHTTFPSFSLALGCCIPNELPSPRSWNADVLIEAINQLAPGTSWRKVIENLDHSGFDIPNMESFSFFMRLYRTACKDPFPIDAVCASVWKNLEGQLSFLKHAVAAPPEVFTFAHSPRKLVYVDSNMHSHEQQLGLSNQAWLSLDLLDVLCQLAERGHTVLVSSLLHYPLTNCPKTLLLGMAHIKTAYNLIQREVLSVIFPLIITNSQDSGFILHLWHQNTELVLWGILNAQNLKADILLRIIEICHELKILSVVLESVPVSFSIRLAVLASLRGLLDIENWLPNCLYVYKDTFAVECLKFVKNVHFSQSEDFTSKHLHPSDPLSDIHLDATALLLKVLKAHDNVIASSQVVEEIEKVNAAILDCNSKLQNGEAKDSSAANAYGEDVEAEANAYFHQMFSGQLSVDAMVQMLSLYKDSSVQREKSIFDCMIANLFEEYRFFPKYPERQLKIASILFGSVIKHQLISSITLGMALRLVLDSLRKPADSKMFLFGSKALEQFVNRLVELPQYCNHILQISHLRSTHPELVTVIEQALSRISSGNLESDASVSHPGLSQSFPVNGEFSGSGIGQAALQLPSPVLPQQTNEVHTDDRTRVPSAQSNEAKPLLPSSSNTAADVSVIPKNPGISTSSSTSAGFVRPARGATSTRFGSALNIETLVAAAERRENAIEAPPSDVQDKISFIINNISLANIESKGKEFAEILPQQYYPWFAQYMVMKRASIEPNFHDLYLKFLDKVDSKLLFKEILQNTYENCKVLLGSDLIKSSSEERSLLKNLGSWLGKLTIGRNYVLRAREIDPKSLIVEAYEKGLMIAVIPFTSKVLEPCQKSIAYQPPNPWTMAILGLLAEIYSMPNLKMNLKFDIEVLFKNLGVDLKEVAPTSLLKDRKREIDGNPDFSNKDLGVTHISQPPMIQEPKTTSPLKQIDLPIDVANTDTPSKLLSQYVAPQRVHTNTSMEDEKVATLALPDQLPSPQGLFLSTPSPLFSISQQLSPALPNIGNHVVINQKLSAFSMHFPFQRVVPLAMDRAIKEIVSGIVQRSVCIACQTTKELVLKDYALEPDETRIYSAAHLMVASLAGSLAHVTCKEPLRTAISGHLRSSLQGMNIKNEALEQIVQLVTNDNLDLGCAAIEQAATEKAVQTIDVDIAQQLLLRRKPRDGAGSSLSHNSVSFIPESLRPKPGQLSLSQQRVYEDFVQLPLQKQSTHTSHGLSTASSSSGEVGLGSGYGPVSGKNSSDSLSGAVNARMDMVTRASDLSVEGFESPVSFLSSQVDPAGEGGLQFSNSISTSELSLVESSDAAMKETGTSLQTLTPAATMERLGGSNITQPSLSTRDALDKYHIVMQKMEDLVANNAGDGEIQVVVSEVPEIILRCISRDEAALAVAQKAFKALYENASSSLHVSTNLAILEAIRDVCKRVVKELTSWVIYSEEERKLNKDITIGLIQRELLNLAEYNVHMAKHLDGGRNKSATDFAISLLQSLVTEESSVISELHSLVDALAKLSSKSGSPESLQQLIDIIRNPVTNTSGLSDSASGNENNDRHSKDEKVVCNTTANTEENTSWEYVEADPAGFRNRVSTLFENWYQICEVSGANETACSQYVLHLHQTGLLKGDDTTESFFRILLELSVAHCISSEEISSGAVQSPQQAQSPSFLAIDIYAKLVFSVLKESSSKLFLLSEIMAVTVRSIQKDAEDKKMSLNPRPYFRLFINWLLDLCSLDPGTDGANFQVLTAFANAFHALQPLKVPAFSFAWLELVSHRSFMPKMLTVNGQKGWPYVQRLLVDLLQFLEPFLRNAELGGPVNFLYKGTLRVLLVLLHDFPEFLCDYHFTFCDVIPSSCIQMRNIILSSFPRNMRLPDPSTPNLKIDLLPEIVEAPCILSEVDAVLKAKQMKNDVDEYLTLRQQNSTFLSELKQKLLLSPSEASLAGTRYSVPLINSLVLYTGMQAIQQLQAGETQAQNVVALHMFKYLSMELDTEGRYLFLNAIANQLRYPNNHTHYFSFIMLYLFFESNQEIIIQEQITRVLLERLIVNRPHPWGLLITFIELIKNPRYGFWKHAFIRCAPEIEKLFESVARSCGGLKTVDEGMVSGWVADNNH from the exons ATGCTGATGATACCGTCAAAGGTCGCCGGCCATACCCGGTTCCTGCTCGAGAGTTTTAATGGCTCCGATGTCGACTCAATCGCCCAAGAGATCTGTCAG TTGGTTGATATTGGTGTGGAGACGAGCATTCCAGTCCTCAAGACGTGCATAGATTGCTTCACCGTCCGGGCGAGCCACCCTGATGCGCTGCAGCTTGAGAAAGTTGTATCCTTAGTCTTCAAACGTGTTTTGAAAAACTCCAATCTCCAAACCCTGATTTCTCACGCACTCCAAGATGCTGACGTCACTGACCATTTCGTGGATGATTTGACCAATTCGTTGGGCTTTTCAATCCCTGAGAAAATCAGATTTGCTCTGGTCCTGGCCGATTTCGAAAGATCCGATGCAAAGACGAGTG GGCGAAACTTATTATTGGCCGAGATTGAGAAACTGTGTGCCACTCCTGGCCAGATTGAGTCAACTGAGGAAATTCAGAATGTTGTCTTGTTTCTCCAGCAATCAGAAGACCTCTCCAGCCATTTGGATTCCTTCCTCCGTGTTCTCTCCTCTGCTCAACCTAGAGATGATTTCTCTTTTGCTCTTACGCCTTTCCTTTCTCCACAAGATCACGAATCTTATGTTTTCAG GAGCATGGATTTTCGCAGTGATTCCTCTGACAACGAGATCGATGCTATCTTAGATGAAATTGATAAAGAGCTTTCTGTTGGAGATCTCATTGGAGAATTGGGTTGTGGTTTCACTGCTGATGCCCAGCAATGCAAAGAGATCTTGTCTACTTTCGCACCGTTAGGAGAGGCTACTATCGCGAGAATTCTTGGTAATGTTGCTCGTACATGTGCTGATCGTGAAGATGATCACACCACTTTTCCATCATTCAGTCTCGCCCTTGGATGCTGCATTCCAAATGAACTTCCCTCGCCAAGGTCGTGGAATGCTGACGTCTTAATTGAAGCTATCAACCAGCTT GCTCCTGGCACAAGCTGGAGGAAAGTAATCGAGAATCTCGACCATAGTGGATTTGACATCCCTAATATGGAGTCTTTCTCGTTTTTCATGCGGCTATATAGAACTGCTTGCAAG GACCCATTTCCTATTGATGCTGTATGCGCTTCTGTCTGGAAAAATTTGGAAGGTCAATTATCCTTTCTTAAGCATGCAGTAGCCGCCCCACCAGAAGTATTCACCTTTGCGCATTCTCCTAGGAAGCTG GTATATGTTGATTCTAACATGCACAGCCATGAGCAACAATTAGGACTTTCCAATCAAGCATGGCTATCTCTCGATCTCTTAGATGTGCTATGCCAGCTGGCCGAGAGAGGTCATACTGTTTTAGTTAGTTCGCTGCTCCATTATCCACTCACAAATTGTCCTAAAACCCTACTTCTTGGAATGGCACACATCAAA ACTGCTTATAATCTCATCCAGCGAGAGGTGCTTTCTGTTATTTTCCCACTGATAATAACGAATTCCCAGGATAGTGGGTTTATCCTTCATCTCTGGCATCAAAATACTGAGCTCGTTCTGTGGGGGATTTTAAATGCCCAAAATCTTAAAGCAGACATCTTACTCAGAATAATTGAAATCTGCCATGAGCTCAAG ATTCTCTCTGTCGTTTTAGAATCAGTTCCAGTCTCATTCAGCATAAGATTGGCAGTCCTCGCCTCACTGAGAGGATTGTTGGACATTGAGAACTGGCTGCCAAACTGTCTATATGTGTATAAGGACACCTTTGCTGTG GAGTGTCTCAAATTTGTCAAGAATGTGCATTTTAGCCAATCAGAGGATTTTACTTCCAAACATTTGCATCCGTCTGATCCTTTATCAGATATTCATTTGGATGCAACAGCTTTGCTTTTGAAA GTTTTGAAAGCCCATGATAATGTGATTGCTTCATCTCAAGTGGTAGAAGAGATAGAAAAAGTCAATGCAGCAATCTTGGATTGTAATTCGAAACTGCAGAATGGCGAGGCCAAAGATTCATCAGCTGCCAATGCATATGGAGAAGATGTTGAGGCAGAAGCAAACGCTTATTTCCATCAAATGTTTTCTGGTCAGCTTAGTGTTGATGCTATGGTTCAAATGCTTTCCCTATACAAGGACTCTTCGGTCCAGAG ggaaaaatcaatttttgattgCATGATTGCTAATCTGTTTGAGGAATATCGTTTTTTCCCCAAGTATCCCGAGAGGCAGCTGAAAATAGCTTCCATTCTCTTTG GTTCTGTTATCAAGCACCAGCTTATAAGCTCAATCACATTGGGCATGGCACTCCGTCTAGTCTTGGATTCTTTGCGTAAACCTGCAGATTCAAAA ATGTTTCTGTTTGGAAGCAAAGCTCTGGAACAGTTTGTGAATCGTCTGGTTGAGTTGCCTCAGTACTGCAACCATATTTTGCAAATATCTCATCTGCGTAGCACTCATCCCGAGTTAGTCACTGTGATTGAACAAGCACTTTCAAGAATATCATCTGGTAATTTAGAATCAGATGCCTCTGTTTCGCACCCTGGTCTTTCACAGTCCTTCCCTGTAAATGGCGAG tTTAGTGGTTCTGGAATTGGCCAAGCGGCGTTGCAACTTCCTTCTCCTGTACTACCTCAACAGACAAATGAAGTGCATACCGATGACCGCACCAGAGTACCAAGTGCTCAATCTAACGAAGCTAAGCCGCTTCTGCCGTCATCATCTAACACTGCCGCTGATGTTTCTGTCATTCCCAAG AATCCTGGCATTTCGACTTCTTCATCAACCTCAGCAGGTTTTGTTCGTCCAGCTCGTGGAGCCACTTCTACGA GGTTTGGCTCTGCTTTGAACATAGAAACCCTGGTTGCAGCAGCAGAGAGAAGGGAAAACGCAATAGAG gCTCCACCTTCAGATGTTCAGGACAAAATTTCTTTCATAATCAATAATATATCTTTAGCCAACATTGAATCTAAAGGGAAAGAGTTTGCTGAGATTTTGCCTCAACAGTACTATCCTTGGTTCGCACAGTATATGGTTATGAAAAG AGCAAGCATCGAGCCCAATTTTCATGATTTGTACTTAAAGTTCTTGGACAAAGTTGATTCCAAGCTATTATTTAAGGAGATACTTCAAAATACTTACGAAAATTGCAAG GTTCTCTTGGGTTCAGATCTCATAAAGTCAAGCTCGGAGGAGCGATCCCTGCTTAAAAATTTAGGCAGCTGGCTTGGAAAGTTGACCATTGGAAGGAATTATGTTTTAAGGGCGCGGGAAATAGATCCAAAATCCTTGATTGTGGAG GCATACGAAAAAGGGTTGATGATAGCAGTAATTCCATTCACTTCAAAG GTTCTTGAGCCATGCCAAAAGAGTATTGCGTATCAGCCTCCCAATCCTTGGACGATGGCTATACTCGGCTTACTCGCTGAGATCTATTCAATGCCAAACCTAAAAATGAATCTGAAGTTTGATATAGAG GTTCTATTCAAGAACCTTGGTGTTGATTTGAAGGAAGTAGCGCCAACTTCCCTTCTAAAAGATCGGAAGAGAGAAATAGATGGAAATCCTGATTTTAGTAACAAAGATCTTGGAGTAACACATATATCTCAACCACCGATGATCCAGGAGCCTAAAACAACTTCTCCTCTTAAGCAAATAGACCTACCTATTGATGTTGCAAATACAGATACTCCCTCGAAGTTATTATCGCAG TATGTAGCCCCTCAACGTGTGCATACTAATACTTCGATGGAAGACGAAAAAGTGGCAACTTTAGCCTTGCCTGATCAGCTCCCGTCACCTCAAGGACTGTTCCTGTCAACTCCGTCCCCACTGTTTTCTATTAGCCAG CAGCTGTCACCAGCGCTTCCCAACATTGGAAATCATGTGGTTATCAATCAGAAATTGAGCGCATTTAGTATGCACTTTCCATTTCAGAG AGTGGTACCACTTGCCATGGATAGAGCTATCAAAGAGATTGTGTCTGGTATTGTTCAGAGAAGTGTTTGCATTGCTTGCCAAACAACAAAAGAGCTTGTGCTGAAG GATTATGCCTTGGAACCAGATGAGACACGTATATATAGTGCAGCTCACTTAATGGTAGCGAGTTTAGCTGGGAGCTTGGCTCATGTGACGTGCAAG GAACCCCTGCGCACGGCAATATCAGGTCATCTGCGGAGTTCGCTTCAGGGtatgaatattaaaaatgaagcTCTTGAACAAATTGTGCAACTTGTGACCAATGACAACCTTGATCTGGGTTGTGCTGCCATTGAGCAGGCGGCTACAGAGAAG GCAGTACAAACTATCGACGTGGACATTGCCCAGCAATTGTTGTTACGGAGAAAGCCCAGAGATGGTGCTGGATCCTCCCTATCGCATAATTCTGTCAGTTTTATACCAGAGTCTCTCCGCCCCAAACCGGGACAGCTGTCCCTGTCTCAACAGCGAGTTTATGAG GACTTTGTTCAACTTCCTTTGCAAAAGCAGTCAACCCACACTTCACACGGTTTATCTACTGCTTCAAGCTCATCTGGTGAGGTTGGGCTTGGTAGTGGTTATGGTCCAGTATCAGGAAAAAATTCTTCGGACTCTTTGTCCGGTGCTGTAAACGCTCGGATGGATATGGTCACCCGGGCATCAGATCTTTCTGTGGAGGGTTTTGAATCTCCAGTTTCATTTTTAAG CTCACAAGTTGATCCAGCTGGTGAAGGCGGTCTTCAGTTTTCTAATTCCATTTCGACTTCTGAGTTGAGCCTGGTTGAATCCTCCGACGCCGCTATGAAA GAAACTGGAACATCATTGCAGACATTGACTCCAGCTGCTACCATGGAGCGTCTTGGTGGAAGTAATATCACCCAGCCTTCTCTGTCCACGAGAGATGCACTGGATAAGTATCATATTGTTATGCAGAAG ATGGAGGACTTAGTGGCTAATAATGCAGGAGATGGTGAAATTCAG GTTGTAGTTTCTGAAGTTCCTGAAATCATCCTCAGATGTATCAGCAGAGATGAAGCAGCTTTGGCTGTCGCTCAAAAAGCTTTCAAGGCTCTTTATGAGAATGCATCAAGTAGTCTTCACGTCAGTACTAACCTAGCAATTCTTGAGGCTATTCGTGATGTTTGCAAGCGTGTTGTGAAGGAGCTCACTAGTTGG GTGATTTATTCGGAGGAGGAGCGGAAGCTCAACAAAGATATAACTATCGGTCTTATCCAACGGGAGTTGCTTAACCTAGCGGAGTACAATGTCCACATGGCGAAGCATCTTGATGGAGGGAGAAACA AGAGCGCCACTGACTTCGCTATTTCACTACTCCAATCCTTGGTCACTGAGGAGTCGAGTGTCATTTCAGAGCTACATAGTCTTGTTGATGCACTGGCAAAG CTTTCCTCAAAATCCGGATCTCCTGAGTCATTGCAACAACTAATTGACATCATACGAAATCCAGTTACTAATACAAGTGGTCTCTCTGATAGTGCATCCGGAAACGAGAACAATGATAGACACTCAAAGGATGAAAAg GTTGTGTGCAATACAACTGCTAACACAGAAGAGAATACCAGCTGGGAATATGTGGAAGCAGATCCTGCGGGTTTCCGGAATcgg GTGTCCACGCTTTTTGAAAATTGGTATCAAATTTGCGAAGTTTCCGGTGCAAATGAAACCGCTTGTTCGCAATATGTCTTGCATTTGCATCAGACTGGACTACTTAAGGGAGATGATACGACAGAAAGTTTTTTCAGAATTCTTCTG GAACTCTCTGTTGCTCATTGTATATCTTCTGAAGAAATCAGTTCTGGAGCTGTGCAATCTCCTCAGCAAGCTCAGAGTCCATCATTCCTTGCTATCGATATTTATGCAAAGCTTGTTTTTTCAGTATTGAAG GAGTCTAGCAGCAAGTTATTTCTTCTTTCGGAG ATCATGGCTGTAACTGTGAGATCTATTCAGAAGGACGCAGAAGATAAAAAGATGTCACTCAATCCAAGACCATATTTCAGATTGTTCATCAACTGGCTACTGGACTTATGTTCCCTGGATCCTGGGACTGATGGAGCAAACTTTCAG GTTCTAACAGCTTTTGCCAATGCATTCCACGCGTTGCAGCCTCTCAAGGTTCCCGCTTTCAG CTTTGCATGGCTAGAGCTGGTCAGCCACAGAAGCTTCATGCCTAAGATGCTTACAGTAAATGGCCAGAAGGGTTGGCCATATGTTCAACGCCTGCTGGTAGACTTGCTCCAGTTTCTTGAGCCATTTTTGAGAAATGCTGAACTCGGAGGACCA GTTAATTTCCTATACAAAGGGACATTGAGAGTGTTACTGGTGCTGCTTCATGACTTCCCGGAGTTCCTCTGTGATTATCATTTTACTTTCTGTGATGTGATTCCTTCAAGTTGCATCCAAATGCGAAATATTATTCTCAGTTCTTTTCCACGGAACATGAGGCTTCCAGATCCCTCTACCCCAAATCTGAAG ATTGATTTACTGCCTGAGATAGTAGAAGCTCCCTGTATCCTTTCCGAAGTTGATGCTGTACTAAAGGCGAAGCAAATGAAGAATGACGTGGACGAGTATCTCACT TTGAGGCAACAGAATTCAACTTTCCTAAGTGAGTTGAAGCAGAAGCTGCTTCTCTCGCCCAGCGAGGCCAGCTTAGCTGGAACCCGTTACAGTGTACCATTGATCAACTCGCTTGTGCTATATACTGGAATGCAg GCTATTCAGCAGCTTCAAGCGGGTGAGACGCAGGCTCAAAATGTGGTGGCCTTGCATATGTTCAAGTATTTAAGTATGGAACTAGATACAGAAGGGCGCTACTTGTTCCTTAACGCGATCGCCAATCAGCTTCGATATCCCAACAACCACACTCATTATTTCTCCTTCATCATGCTCTATCTCTTCTTCGAGTCTAACCAG GAGATCATCATACAGGAGCAGATAACAAGAGTGTTGTTGGAAAGGCTAATTGTGAACAGGCCGCATCCTTGGGGACTCCTAATAACGTTCATCGAGCTCATCAAGAACCCAAGATATGGCTTCTGGAAACATGCCTTCATTAGGTGTGCTCCTGAGATTGAGAAGCTCTTTGAATCGGTCGCCAGATCCTGTGGTGGTCTCAAGACTGTTGACGAGGGAATGGTCTCCGGTTGGGTCGCCGACAACAATCACTag